From a region of the Maridesulfovibrio ferrireducens genome:
- a CDS encoding 4Fe-4S dicluster domain-containing protein: protein MKANNKKHVISAERCKSCGLCVDACPKNTLAIGHTLNGQGYSVVEQVRPEDCVLCGLCRIVCPDVAIGVIVLD, encoded by the coding sequence ATGAAAGCAAACAATAAAAAGCACGTTATTAGCGCCGAACGCTGCAAATCATGCGGTTTGTGTGTTGATGCCTGCCCTAAAAATACTCTTGCCATCGGTCACACCCTGAACGGTCAGGGCTACAGTGTCGTTGAGCAGGTTCGTCCTGAAGATTGTGTCCTGTGTGGCCTGTGCCGCATCGTCTGTCCTGATGTCGCTATCGGCGTCATTGTGTTGGACTAA
- a CDS encoding 2-oxoacid:acceptor oxidoreductase family protein: MRTKCTFSGSGGQGSALLAKLICKGAMKQGLQVVMTQTYGIEQRGGDSTGYVVVSDTRIGNPLVENDADVSVALSPTIYDGCLDGSAIGGLVLANSSMIMDTREREGVKQILIPASDIAAELGSVRCANIVMLGAVLEATNVLEFATVEEVLRDLMGAKKPALLEMNLKALEKGRTLYASAAE, encoded by the coding sequence ATGAGAACTAAATGTACTTTTTCTGGTTCAGGCGGCCAGGGATCAGCTCTGCTTGCAAAGTTGATTTGCAAAGGCGCGATGAAGCAGGGACTACAGGTCGTGATGACTCAGACATACGGTATTGAGCAGCGTGGCGGAGACTCCACCGGATACGTTGTAGTATCCGACACTCGTATCGGAAATCCTCTTGTGGAAAATGACGCCGACGTGAGTGTCGCTCTTAGCCCCACCATCTATGACGGTTGTCTTGATGGTTCAGCTATCGGAGGCCTGGTGCTCGCGAATAGCTCCATGATCATGGACACTCGTGAACGTGAGGGTGTTAAACAAATCCTGATTCCTGCTTCGGATATTGCTGCGGAACTTGGCTCTGTGAGATGCGCGAATATCGTCATGCTCGGGGCTGTGTTGGAAGCTACGAATGTACTGGAATTTGCGACTGTGGAAGAAGTGTTGCGGGATCTTATGGGCGCTAAGAAGCCCGCCCTGCTGGAAATGAATTTGAAAGCCCTCGAAAAGGGCCGCACCCTCTACGCCAGCGCTGCGGAGTAA
- a CDS encoding thiamine pyrophosphate-dependent enzyme — translation MQELAKIYGETLLLDKKFSYCPGCGHGIVTRLVAEAIEALGIRKRTVSVVGIGCGGFSHHYLNIDAIEAMHGRAPAVAVGYKVAKPENIVYTYQGDGDCSAIGLAELLHTANRGIPVTCFMINNNLFGMTGGQMSPSTLEGQVTSTTPNGRDVLQHGYPLRVPEMMADMHGAKYVARESVCDAKSIRKAASSVRKALDCQMKGLGFSFVEFIVPCPTGLKLSVPDSYKWNKEKMVEYFKPQIFKNEMEQNDEN, via the coding sequence ATGCAAGAACTCGCAAAAATTTATGGTGAAACACTGCTGCTGGATAAGAAGTTCAGTTACTGTCCCGGTTGCGGTCACGGTATTGTAACGCGCCTTGTTGCGGAAGCTATTGAAGCTCTAGGCATTCGTAAACGTACTGTCAGTGTTGTCGGTATCGGTTGTGGTGGGTTTTCTCATCATTATCTGAACATCGACGCCATTGAAGCTATGCATGGTCGTGCTCCTGCTGTTGCAGTCGGCTACAAAGTCGCGAAGCCTGAAAACATCGTCTACACCTATCAGGGAGACGGAGATTGCAGTGCTATCGGTCTAGCTGAACTGTTGCATACAGCTAACCGAGGTATTCCGGTTACTTGTTTCATGATCAACAACAACCTGTTCGGCATGACTGGCGGACAGATGTCTCCTTCCACACTTGAAGGTCAGGTTACATCCACTACACCTAATGGCCGTGATGTGCTTCAGCATGGTTATCCTCTGCGTGTCCCTGAAATGATGGCGGATATGCACGGTGCCAAGTATGTCGCTCGTGAATCCGTTTGTGACGCCAAGAGCATCCGCAAAGCTGCAAGCAGCGTGCGTAAAGCTCTGGACTGTCAGATGAAGGGTCTTGGTTTTTCCTTCGTTGAATTCATTGTTCCTTGTCCGACTGGCCTTAAGCTTTCTGTGCCGGATTCTTACAAGTGGAATAAAGAAAAAATGGTGGAATACTTCAAGCCACAGATTTTCAAAAATGAGATGGAGCAGAATGATGAGAACTAA
- a CDS encoding pyruvate ferredoxin oxidoreductase — MKSEPLFLKNAQTFAEAMVRCGVRYHFAYPITPATEVMKHTAVILPQYGGRMVQMESELAVSNALAGCACTGKLGATSTSGPGMSLMQETMSYMAAGELPCIMLDAMRVGPGDGDIVGAQSNYFQATRGGGHGDYRVIVLAPASGQEIVDIMPDAVKLAYTYRTPVLFVIDGVTCTMTESAVFPEAHDYASEFDTSSWAFTGTGDHPKRYLLTGSYTHSQGEELNEKLLAKYEVIKEKEQLWEEIEVDDADVVLVGFGIHGRMGQDLVANMRAEGKKVGLIRPISLWPFPDKAFEGLSESVKSLLVVEMNHGQMVDDVRLAVNGRIPVHFLGKTGGDMPLCTLAEMTAKINTLL, encoded by the coding sequence ATGAAATCAGAACCTTTGTTCCTGAAAAACGCGCAGACATTTGCTGAAGCAATGGTGCGTTGTGGGGTGCGTTATCATTTTGCATACCCCATCACGCCTGCGACTGAAGTTATGAAGCATACTGCGGTTATTCTTCCTCAGTACGGCGGACGTATGGTGCAGATGGAAAGTGAACTGGCTGTTTCCAACGCTTTGGCTGGCTGTGCTTGTACCGGAAAGTTGGGCGCAACGTCCACATCCGGCCCTGGAATGTCACTGATGCAGGAAACTATGTCCTACATGGCTGCCGGCGAATTACCTTGCATCATGCTTGACGCAATGCGCGTAGGGCCTGGTGACGGCGATATCGTTGGAGCACAAAGCAACTATTTTCAGGCTACACGCGGCGGTGGTCACGGCGACTACCGTGTTATCGTTCTTGCTCCGGCAAGTGGTCAGGAAATCGTTGATATTATGCCTGATGCTGTGAAATTGGCTTACACCTACCGCACTCCTGTGTTGTTCGTAATCGACGGTGTTACCTGCACCATGACAGAATCCGCTGTTTTCCCTGAAGCACACGATTATGCGTCTGAATTCGACACATCTTCATGGGCCTTCACTGGTACTGGCGACCATCCCAAACGTTATCTGCTGACTGGTAGCTACACCCATTCTCAGGGTGAAGAATTGAATGAAAAGCTGCTCGCCAAGTATGAAGTTATCAAAGAAAAAGAACAGCTCTGGGAAGAAATTGAAGTGGACGACGCTGATGTAGTGCTGGTTGGATTCGGCATTCACGGCCGCATGGGGCAGGACTTGGTAGCCAATATGCGTGCGGAAGGTAAAAAGGTCGGCCTTATTCGTCCTATTTCCTTGTGGCCTTTCCCGGACAAGGCATTCGAAGGATTGTCTGAGTCTGTGAAATCCTTGCTGGTGGTGGAAATGAATCATGGACAGATGGTTGACGACGTACGCCTGGCGGTGAACGGTCGCATTCCTGTTCATTTCCTTGGCAAAACCGGAGGCGACATGCCGCTGTGCACGCTTGCCGAAATGACCGCTAAAATCAACACGTTGCTGTAA
- a CDS encoding IclR family transcriptional regulator encodes MAKDAYYTIGSVVKVFAVIEQMTKQSKWELAELSRAVGIPKTTVHRFLLTLQDLGYVIQSDEESAYGLTFKLFKMGSLVTGHTSIQDVARPYGKRLLEAVGETVNLCVCSGTEMVVVDRHVTKQALRQDSIVGHSFPIYLSASGKVSLAFMDSMKAGSLLENIRKESDGKIGPSEMADFIKEIEAVRENIIGYDNEEIYQGVCCTAVPVFDCNDDLVATFGVSVPSARFTPGKREMASRELYKAAEQVSLRLGASSYPPVKGK; translated from the coding sequence ATGGCGAAAGACGCATATTATACAATTGGATCTGTGGTAAAGGTGTTTGCTGTTATTGAGCAGATGACGAAGCAATCTAAATGGGAACTTGCAGAATTGAGTAGAGCTGTCGGTATCCCCAAAACAACGGTTCATCGATTTTTACTGACTTTGCAGGATCTTGGCTATGTTATTCAAAGTGATGAAGAAAGCGCGTATGGGCTTACATTCAAACTTTTTAAAATGGGAAGCCTCGTGACGGGCCATACGAGTATTCAGGACGTTGCCAGGCCATATGGTAAACGATTGCTTGAGGCTGTTGGGGAAACAGTCAATCTTTGTGTTTGTTCCGGCACGGAAATGGTTGTTGTCGACAGGCATGTGACAAAGCAGGCGCTGCGTCAGGATTCAATTGTTGGTCATTCGTTTCCAATATATCTTTCTGCTTCCGGGAAAGTGTCCCTTGCCTTTATGGATTCTATGAAGGCCGGTTCACTGTTGGAGAATATTCGGAAAGAATCGGATGGAAAAATTGGTCCTTCTGAAATGGCTGATTTTATAAAAGAAATTGAAGCGGTGCGGGAAAATATTATTGGGTATGACAATGAAGAAATATATCAGGGCGTTTGTTGTACAGCTGTCCCTGTGTTTGACTGTAATGATGATCTTGTTGCTACCTTTGGTGTTTCTGTGCCGAGCGCGCGTTTTACCCCTGGTAAGCGAGAAATGGCCAGCCGCGAATTATACAAGGCTGCAGAGCAAGTCTCGTTGCGGTTAGGCGCCAGCAGTTATCCACCTGTTAAGGGGAAATAA
- a CDS encoding DUF1097 domain-containing protein: MNYHIAVALTSCLLAGVFGQFSADWGMLGWIGFASWACFFAAGAGIEGAKKTLITTLWGMLIGCGVVYVASTTGMSNPMLLPLTAGVFIMFACGMIPFLSFVPGAFIGCAAFLGSGALLLETTVSLLVGITLGFIAERAALVLVNKTSKSSSVQ, translated from the coding sequence ATGAATTATCATATTGCAGTTGCATTAACATCCTGCCTGCTGGCTGGAGTTTTCGGACAATTTTCAGCTGACTGGGGAATGCTTGGATGGATCGGATTTGCTTCATGGGCATGTTTTTTTGCGGCAGGAGCAGGCATCGAAGGGGCAAAGAAAACTTTAATTACAACTCTTTGGGGAATGCTTATAGGTTGCGGTGTTGTATATGTTGCCTCCACAACCGGCATGAGCAACCCTATGCTGCTTCCTTTGACCGCCGGTGTTTTTATTATGTTCGCTTGCGGAATGATTCCTTTTCTATCTTTCGTCCCGGGTGCTTTCATCGGCTGTGCAGCATTTCTTGGTTCCGGAGCGCTTTTGCTGGAAACTACTGTTTCTCTGCTGGTAGGTATCACTCTTGGCTTTATTGCTGAACGTGCAGCCCTTGTTCTGGTTAACAAGACTTCTAAATCTTCCTCCGTTCAATAA
- a CDS encoding ABC transporter substrate-binding protein — MTHKHIQTIVFTTCTLCLMFAGQAFARDYNIAGMFSLSYSNGLKADWGNYALQSAKIAIEDINKSGILGEDTLVMKDENITDYRCRIQGSDVIAEKLFKKKDILALIGADCSGPAVKIARVGEKYKIPTISYGANAESLSSVKDFPYFIRVVSPSSVIDTSLVRSAKVFGAEKISIFHTTDAWGKGGMEAASEEAHKQGLEIDTCGYSRNTNFFNVLTWLGQRKAAGIKHFVIIMPVPDTYTVYMAAKTLGMVSTDYYYYSSEMLSADNPPKGIYAAIGSFAPKARMPEGDKINKLRMQLGKNVGKKIDPNDVTFYWGVMGYDNAWAVAHAIKLAKDDGVTELTGEKLMPYLRKINYNGLGGNITIRPETNDRASMDLDIMNLRGYADPENGYFNHWLRKITDPSSLNIVYKPVGVLDSKSDTLKFNMNEIILPGGEKPCEECLEK; from the coding sequence ATGACTCATAAACACATACAAACTATTGTTTTTACGACCTGCACACTCTGTCTGATGTTTGCCGGGCAGGCGTTTGCCCGTGATTATAATATCGCAGGAATGTTTTCCCTTAGCTACAGCAACGGCCTTAAGGCTGACTGGGGAAACTATGCATTGCAGTCAGCAAAGATTGCAATTGAAGATATTAATAAATCGGGAATTCTCGGCGAAGACACACTTGTCATGAAAGACGAGAATATCACCGACTATCGTTGCAGAATTCAAGGCAGTGACGTTATCGCTGAGAAACTTTTTAAGAAAAAAGATATTCTCGCCCTTATCGGTGCTGACTGCTCCGGGCCGGCAGTAAAAATTGCCCGCGTTGGCGAAAAATATAAAATACCTACGATTTCTTACGGTGCAAACGCGGAAAGTTTAAGTTCTGTAAAGGATTTCCCATACTTCATCCGCGTAGTCTCTCCAAGTTCAGTCATTGATACCAGTCTTGTTCGTTCCGCTAAAGTTTTCGGTGCAGAAAAAATCAGTATTTTCCATACTACTGATGCATGGGGAAAAGGCGGAATGGAGGCTGCTTCCGAAGAAGCTCATAAACAAGGTCTTGAAATTGATACCTGTGGTTACTCAAGAAATACCAACTTCTTTAATGTTCTGACTTGGCTCGGACAGAGAAAAGCTGCCGGAATCAAGCATTTTGTTATCATCATGCCTGTCCCTGACACTTATACTGTTTACATGGCAGCAAAAACTCTGGGTATGGTTTCAACAGACTACTATTATTACTCTTCTGAAATGCTATCTGCTGATAACCCGCCAAAAGGTATTTACGCCGCAATAGGCAGCTTTGCTCCTAAAGCCCGTATGCCAGAAGGCGATAAAATTAATAAACTACGCATGCAGCTCGGTAAAAACGTAGGTAAAAAAATCGACCCTAACGATGTCACCTTCTACTGGGGAGTAATGGGTTACGACAATGCCTGGGCCGTAGCACATGCAATAAAACTCGCTAAAGATGACGGTGTTACCGAGCTTACCGGTGAAAAACTAATGCCATATCTGCGCAAAATTAATTATAACGGTTTGGGTGGTAATATTACTATCCGCCCGGAAACAAATGACCGAGCTTCAATGGATCTCGATATCATGAATCTGCGTGGCTATGCTGATCCCGAGAATGGTTATTTCAACCATTGGTTGCGCAAAATTACAGATCCTAGTTCTCTTAACATTGTTTATAAACCCGTTGGTGTGCTGGACAGTAAGTCTGATACTCTGAAATTCAACATGAACGAAATTATTCTTCCCGGCGGCGAAAAGCCCTGTGAAGAATGCCTTGAAAAATAA
- a CDS encoding sigma-54-dependent transcriptional regulator codes for MHTILIIDDDLGFQYVLKRLVESKGHEVLLAETIQQGLQLAADHEPAAVYLDISLPDGNGVDDALPELCRLPNRPEIIMITGLGSQEEAGKALQQGAYDYISKNTPVEEILAVLTQALELFQSRTAKSDAIHKGETFSHFDRSRLVGTSEPFLKCIELARQFSGTDSNVLLLGETGTGKELFARTIHENSHRKHNSFVTVDCASLPEKIAASILFGHIKGAFTSAESTQEGLVAKADGGTLFLDEIGELSLDLQKLFLRVLQEHCFRQVGSTQEKPCDFRLIAATNKDLYQLSQDGSFRNDLYYRLQTCVINLPPLSNRDHDIVELAEMFLKSFCKKQKQPLKSCSETFLQALTGYVWEGNVRELENAIEFALSAADAEPVLCVHHLPPAIRIQVAKTKFARATAGENQDTITFSAEAESDGFPSFTNYKEVMGTQSEKTYISKIYEMSGGNIHKMMELSNLSRSRCYALIKQHLK; via the coding sequence ATGCATACAATTTTGATTATTGATGATGATCTGGGCTTTCAATATGTTCTCAAGCGGTTGGTTGAAAGCAAAGGGCATGAAGTCCTGCTGGCTGAGACTATTCAGCAGGGACTGCAACTTGCCGCTGATCATGAACCTGCGGCAGTTTATCTTGATATCAGCCTGCCTGACGGTAATGGCGTTGATGATGCCTTACCTGAACTTTGCCGTTTACCTAATAGACCCGAGATTATAATGATCACGGGGCTAGGCTCACAGGAAGAAGCAGGAAAAGCTCTACAGCAGGGCGCATATGACTATATTTCTAAAAACACTCCGGTCGAGGAAATTCTGGCAGTTCTCACTCAAGCTCTTGAATTGTTTCAGTCAAGGACAGCCAAGAGCGATGCGATTCATAAGGGTGAAACGTTCAGCCATTTTGATCGGTCACGACTGGTTGGAACAAGTGAACCGTTTCTAAAATGTATTGAATTGGCGCGGCAATTTTCCGGTACTGATTCAAATGTGCTTCTGCTGGGTGAAACAGGAACCGGAAAAGAATTATTTGCCCGGACCATTCATGAAAACAGCCACCGTAAACATAATTCTTTTGTCACAGTTGACTGTGCAAGCCTGCCTGAAAAAATTGCTGCAAGCATTCTGTTCGGACATATCAAAGGGGCTTTTACCAGTGCAGAATCAACGCAGGAAGGATTAGTTGCTAAAGCTGACGGAGGTACATTATTTCTTGATGAAATAGGTGAACTTTCCTTAGATTTGCAAAAACTTTTTTTGCGGGTGTTGCAGGAACACTGTTTCCGTCAAGTGGGTAGTACTCAGGAAAAACCATGCGATTTTCGCCTTATAGCTGCTACTAATAAAGATCTTTATCAGCTCTCTCAGGACGGTAGTTTTAGAAACGATTTATACTATCGGCTCCAGACTTGCGTTATCAATTTGCCGCCTTTGAGTAACCGGGACCATGATATTGTAGAACTGGCGGAAATGTTTTTAAAAAGTTTTTGTAAAAAACAGAAACAGCCTTTGAAATCATGTTCCGAGACATTTCTGCAAGCATTAACGGGGTATGTCTGGGAAGGAAATGTCCGGGAGCTGGAGAATGCTATTGAATTCGCCCTGTCTGCGGCAGATGCTGAGCCAGTGCTTTGCGTACACCATCTGCCTCCGGCAATACGTATTCAGGTTGCAAAAACAAAATTTGCAAGAGCTACCGCCGGAGAAAATCAAGATACTATAACTTTTTCCGCAGAGGCTGAAAGCGATGGATTCCCGAGTTTTACAAACTATAAAGAAGTTATGGGAACTCAATCTGAAAAAACATACATCAGCAAAATATATGAAATGTCCGGCGGTAATATTCATAAAATGATGGAGCTGAGCAACCTTTCACGTTCACGTTGTTATGCGTTGATCAAGCAGCATTTGAAATAA
- a CDS encoding ATP-binding protein, translating into MYNFQIITLSRHTYNNVCKHMFATVIFLMFSVLVVLSCSQAASATGKLITETKNVIYISNFSSQYAWNQEVKQSLRKEFNKLGLELNFYEEILNIRRMPEESRTRAFSTLRKLYADKYRGIKIDLVVSSDDSLLGDVGRELFPDAPFLFCYTRKDRLDELKDMDNASATIDDRTPETLINMALTLFPKTETIAVVADKAEVSMFFSNKIRQIAQIYPQRTFRFIHPEDRTDLARQLRSLEPRSIIIDVSYYSARFAKNFASPKSIVFESSDLPVFSLWSDPVGNSGLIAGLQLAPSIHGLKAAQMAIQIMEKGSAEGVLPEIIHPETFVADYEMLQYFKIHPKYFPQGTIFLNKPLTFFARHKSALLISAMIFIMLFFVIILLLEALRQKRREKKVLEIELEAESNKAKIWEQMQQAKRMQSLVTFSLGIAHDLNGVLASIGICSKLAEQEAANNITLREDLQQIQKSAERGTQILSKISMQRTLKRNKPTLLSEAVNESISILKHQIPSEIELQLFNHATAGCSELDKSEIHQIIQNLCLNAAQAIETTGFIRVTVNDNNETGQASIEVTDSGHGISDEVKGHLFEPYFTTRKSCGGTGLGLFAVHSILTAATGSINVSSRTGHGTTFSILIPMVSGE; encoded by the coding sequence ATGTATAATTTCCAGATCATAACCCTCTCCCGTCACACATATAATAACGTTTGCAAACATATGTTTGCAACTGTGATATTTCTTATGTTTTCCGTACTTGTTGTTTTGAGTTGTAGCCAAGCGGCTTCAGCTACAGGGAAACTTATTACAGAAACAAAAAATGTTATTTATATAAGCAACTTCAGCTCACAATACGCTTGGAACCAAGAAGTTAAACAATCTCTCCGTAAGGAATTTAACAAATTAGGTTTGGAACTTAATTTTTATGAGGAAATTCTTAACATCAGACGCATGCCTGAGGAATCAAGGACTCGGGCTTTTTCGACATTAAGAAAACTTTATGCTGATAAATATCGCGGTATAAAGATTGATCTGGTGGTGAGCAGTGATGATTCTCTTTTGGGAGATGTGGGTAGAGAACTTTTTCCTGATGCGCCGTTTCTGTTTTGTTATACTCGAAAAGACCGTCTCGACGAGCTTAAAGATATGGATAATGCCTCAGCCACTATCGACGACAGAACACCGGAAACTTTAATCAATATGGCATTAACTTTGTTTCCTAAAACTGAAACAATTGCTGTCGTAGCGGATAAGGCAGAAGTTTCCATGTTTTTTTCAAATAAAATTCGCCAAATAGCACAAATATACCCTCAAAGAACATTCCGTTTTATTCATCCTGAAGACCGCACTGATCTGGCCCGGCAATTGCGTTCGCTGGAACCGCGAAGTATTATTATTGACGTCAGCTACTATTCTGCAAGGTTCGCCAAAAATTTTGCCTCCCCTAAATCCATAGTCTTTGAATCTTCAGATCTTCCTGTTTTCAGCCTATGGAGCGATCCGGTTGGAAACAGTGGCTTGATTGCCGGGTTACAATTAGCTCCTTCCATTCATGGCTTAAAAGCGGCCCAGATGGCTATCCAAATAATGGAAAAAGGTAGCGCAGAAGGAGTTCTCCCAGAAATAATTCACCCGGAAACATTTGTTGCTGATTATGAAATGCTTCAATATTTTAAGATACATCCTAAATACTTTCCGCAAGGAACAATTTTTCTTAATAAACCGCTTACTTTTTTTGCCCGCCATAAAAGCGCTCTTCTGATCAGTGCAATGATTTTCATCATGCTTTTCTTTGTGATTATCCTGCTGCTTGAGGCTTTGCGCCAAAAAAGACGGGAAAAGAAAGTTCTCGAAATTGAACTCGAAGCAGAAAGTAATAAAGCTAAAATATGGGAACAGATGCAACAGGCTAAAAGAATGCAGTCTCTTGTGACTTTCTCTCTTGGGATAGCCCATGATTTGAACGGCGTGCTGGCAAGTATTGGGATTTGTTCTAAATTGGCAGAACAAGAGGCGGCAAACAACATCACTTTGCGTGAGGACTTGCAGCAAATTCAAAAATCCGCAGAGCGTGGAACCCAGATTTTATCTAAAATTTCTATGCAGAGAACTTTAAAGCGCAATAAGCCAACGTTATTAAGTGAGGCTGTTAATGAGTCCATTTCAATTTTAAAACACCAGATTCCTAGCGAAATTGAATTACAATTGTTCAACCACGCAACTGCTGGCTGTAGTGAATTGGACAAAAGTGAAATTCATCAGATTATACAGAATCTCTGTTTGAATGCGGCGCAGGCAATAGAAACCACAGGATTCATCAGAGTTACGGTTAATGATAATAACGAAACAGGGCAGGCTTCTATTGAAGTCACTGATTCCGGTCATGGCATTTCGGATGAGGTGAAAGGGCACTTGTTCGAACCATATTTTACAACCCGGAAATCCTGCGGCGGAACCGGGCTTGGACTTTTTGCAGTTCATTCGATTTTGACAGCCGCCACAGGCAGTATCAATGTCAGCTCCCGGACGGGGCATGGAACAACTTTTTCAATATTAATACCAATGGTTAGCGGCGAATAA
- a CDS encoding PH domain-containing protein, with the protein MGILDGLLGNATEVEVSDVEEELSPILGDNENVERAFKVVRDMYVFTNGRLILIDKQGITGKKTEYLSILYKSISSFSVETAGHFDMDSELTLWVSGRHDPIKKELKKGSDVVGIQKLLANKILP; encoded by the coding sequence ATGGGAATATTAGATGGACTCTTAGGAAATGCTACTGAAGTAGAAGTTTCAGACGTCGAAGAAGAACTTTCGCCGATTCTTGGTGATAATGAAAATGTAGAACGAGCCTTCAAAGTTGTTCGCGATATGTATGTTTTCACCAACGGACGCCTTATTCTTATAGATAAGCAGGGAATTACAGGCAAGAAAACTGAATATCTCTCTATCCTATACAAATCTATAAGCTCGTTCTCAGTTGAAACAGCTGGCCATTTTGACATGGATTCAGAGCTGACTCTCTGGGTTTCCGGCAGGCACGATCCTATTAAGAAAGAACTTAAAAAAGGCAGTGATGTTGTAGGTATTCAAAAATTATTGGCAAATAAAATACTTCCCTAG